The nucleotide sequence GGCAGAGGAGGTACTGGCAGAGGTGCGATCGCAATTGCCCCTGCGGGCCGTTCTGCTCGACTGTCGCCCCGTTGAAGTGTCTTCCACCGAGATTCGGCAACAGCTCCAGCAGGGTAAGAAGATTGCCAATGCTGTACCCGCTGAAGTTGCCGCCTACATTCAAGCCCACAGTCTATATCGTCAGCCATAACCGAATCCTCAGCCATAACCGACCTGATGCTGCCAGAGACGGGAAAGAAACGGTAATGGGAAAATGAAGTGCCCAAAAAGATGTGAATTTTCGATGAAGTTTGGTCTATACTGTATTTTAGTTATCCGGCTTCACAAAAATTTTGCACTGTAAGGAGAAAATAAAGTGTCAAAGTTATTTTGGATCGCCGTTTTTGGAACAGCTCTGCTGGTCTGGCACTCAAACAATGGCAATCTGCCGGTTGAAGGCGAGAGCGTTCGCACGCAGGCAACGGCAGCGGCAGCGGTAATTGCCCCATAGTCAAGTACAGTTTTAGCGCCACCCTAGCGCGATCGCCCCAACTTTGGTTAAGGTCGAAGCTTGAAGGGAATTTAAAGCGGAGACAAACCAACAATGGGCAAGCTGACTCGGCAGCGATGGCAATTGGCATCCCCCGAGCCAGAACGCTTATCAGTCTTGGAAACTCAATTAAAGACTCTAGTGCCCGAGAGCGATCGATTCCGATCGCTCTTGGCTCGTTTATTTGCGAATCGAGGGATCGAGGAGCCCGACTTATTTCTCAACCCCAACTCAGCGCCGCTGCCCGACCCCCGCGAAGACTTTCCTGACTTAGCAGCCAGCGTCGAACGATTGGCAGCGGCGATCCGGCAACAGGAGGCGATCGCCATTTGCGGCGATTACGATGCGGACGGCATGACCAGCACTGCCCTGCTGTTGCGCACCTTCCGCCACTTAGGAGGGCAAGCGAACTATGCCATCCCCAGTCGCATGACCGAAGGCTACGGCATTAACGAGCGGATTGTGCGGCAGCTTTGCGCTGAGGGGGTCTCAGTGGTGGTAACCGTCGATAACGGCATCGCTGCCTACGAACCCATTGCCCTCGCCCGCGAGTTGGGGTTGAGCGTCATCGTGACCGACCACCACGATATCCCCCCCCAGATTCCCCCCGCCGATACCATCCTCAATCCCAAACTGATTGCAGCAGAGTCTCCCTATCGCAGCATGGCGGGGGTGGGAGTGGCCTATTTGTTGGCGCTGGAATTGGCTGCAGAGTTCGGTCAAACACAGGCTCTCGCCCAGCCGCTCTTAGAGCTTTTGACATTAGGCACCATTGCCGATCTCGCCCCCCTGACCGGCATCAATCGCCGCTGGGTCAAAGCCGGACTGGCTCTGTTGCCCCACTCCCAAATTCTTGGAATTCAAGCGTTGATGCAGGTGTCGGGCTTAACCGAGCGGGCAGATACCTTGCCGCCAGAGGCGATCGGGTTCGGCTTGGGGCCGCGAGTGAATGCGGTCGGTCGCTTGGCTCAGCCCTCTGCGGTCATCGAGTTACTCACCACCGACGATGCCGGAGTGGCGCTAGAGCAAGCGATGCAGTGCGAACAGCTCAATCAGCAGCGACGGCAGTTGTGTACTGAGATCGAAGCAGCGGCGATCGCCCAGATTGAAGCAGAGGGCCTCGATCCGTTGGGCGATCGCGTGCTGGTCCTTTTGGGGGAAGGCTGGCACCACGGCACGATTGGTATTGTGGCCTCGCGGTTGTTAGAGCGCTACAGCGTACCGGTGTTTATTGGCTCGCTAGAAGAAGGGGCTGTGCGCGGCTCGGCTCGCGGTATTCCCGGCTTTAATGTCTTCGCAGCATTACAATCCTGCGATCGCCTGTTCGACAAATTTGGCGGGCATCCCGCCGCTGGAGGATTTTCCATGTCGGCGGGCAACTGGCCCGCCCTGCAGCAGGGGCTGCGCGACTATGCTCGCACTAGCCTCGCGCCAGACGACTTGCTCCCTCTGGTCCAGATCGATGCCGAGCTGGCTCTGGCAGATGTGGGTGGAGAACTGTTTGAATGCCTGCAACTGCTGCAACCCTATGGCATGGGCAATCGCGAACCCACCTTCTGTATCCGCAACTTGACTGTTGTGCAGCAGCGCTTGCTCGGTCGCGAGGGAGCCCATCTCAAATTGCAGGTGCGATCGTCCGATTGCGATCTGCCCAGAGCGGCGATCGCCTGGCGCAGTGGCGCAGCCTATCCTTTGCCCAAACAGGTGGATTTAGTCTTTAATTTGCGGGAAAGTCACTGGAAGGGAGAGGTGGCGATCGAATTGGAGGTAAAGGGCATTCGGGCTGCACAACCCGATCTCCTTTCGCAGGCAAAGCCGAGTAAAAATTCAGCTGGGCACGAGCGATCGCCCCTCAACCTCAACAACTACCGTTCGGCTCCTCAACTCGCAGTTCCCCTCACTTGGCATACCCTCGACTCGCTAGAGACTCCCTTTCCCCAATCTCGCGGCACAGTCCTGCTCTACGGCGATCGCCGTCCCTCGCTCTCGCCCCTGCCCCCCCTCGACATTCATTACGATCGTCCCCAATCCGGGCAGCCATATACTGCCATTTGGCTGTGGAGCTTACCCCCGTCCCTCACTCATCTCAACTGGCTCTTGTCTGCCACCTGCCCCGCCAGCCCAGAGGGCCATCAGATTTATTTGCACCGTCAGGCGGTAGCCGTTCCGAGTGCCGAAACACTGCAACAGCATCTGGACAGACACCTTCGCAACAGCCGCGAACTGGATCTATTGCGTTTGGCCCAGCAGTGGTGGGTGTCGCCCTCTGTGCTAGTGGCGGGCCTGCGATCGCTCGGTTGGGACTGTCCGACCTTCCCCGCCACTAGCGATTTACCGGCAGAATTGGAGAAGCTACAGCGGTGGTTTGCTAGCTCGGCGGGGGAAGTGGCCGCGATTGTGGAACAGTTCCGCGCAGCTCAACTAGCCCTCCCCAAGCAATAAGCGAAGGGCTTAAGTCCGGTCATCGCCATCTAATCTGGCTCGGCGCAGGCTAGCATGACGTACAGGAATGCTAGCCGAAAATCGCAAATCCAGACAGATTTGCGCACGAGTATCAAATCTACGGCGATTTTGTGGCCGATCTAGTCGTCGGGCAACCTTCCATGGATTGATTGTGATTGGGAAGGATATGAATCTTTCGCCACGAGAACGAGATCGACTGAAGTGGCGTTTGGGCAGGACAATGATTGACTCAAACGCAATCTCTTGTGTTTCCTTCAACGGACTCTGCGACGATCTCGACTATTGGCTCGAGACTTATCACAGGGTCTGAGGAGATTGCCCAGCAGGAATATCGCCATCTCTCCCGCGTTGGGGTAGGGCGGTCAATTTGTACAATGAATGGCTAGACAGCCGAAATGAGTTATGACTGCAGAAGAACTGCTCGCAGCCTACGCAATGGGCGTCAGAAGATTTCACAATCTCGAGCTCCTGCGCCTCAATCTCGTAGGTGCTTATCTACCCTTCATTAGCTTAGTAGGCACCGATCTGTATAAAAGCAATCTGGAAGAGGCGGTGTTGTGCGATGCCATTCTCAACCGCGCTCAACTGCGTCGCACCAATTTGACTGGTGCCATTCTGGCGCGCAGCATTCTGCAGCAAGCGAATTTGCAAGAAGCCAATTTGAGCGACGCCAACTTTCAGCAGGCCAATCTCACCGACGTCAACCTGACGCGCACAGATCTGATTGGGACCGATCTGAGAGGGGCAGATTTGCGGGGAGCCGATCTCAGTGGCGCAGTGATGTTAGGCACCAATTTAAGCCATGCCGATCTCCGCAAGGCCAAGCTGGACAAAGTGGATATGAGTGCTGTGACGTTCGATAGCACCATCATGCCGGATGGCAATGTGCTGACCAATCCTAACGCCTAAAGCGCCACCTACTTCTCCCCTCTCCCTAGGGAGAGGGGCCGGGGGTGAGGGGTCGGGGGTGAGGGGTCGGGGGTGAGGGCCATGCAGAGCGATCGAACGCAGGTCATTCAACACTTGTTTCTTCTGTCTTCGCCCGACTCACCTGAGCTTCAATCGAGGAGATCGCTGCATTCAAGCCCGCCAAACGGGTTTCCATGTCATCCCGCATCCATTTGAGGAATTTGAGTTTGCCCTCTTGATATTCCGTGTGGCTCATCTTCTTGCCACAACACATCCCAAGAAATGGAAACATGGTTCGACCCCCTGCAAGCGAATGCAATAGTTAGGAGAAATATGTGTTGAGTGTAGCTTAATTCCCTCGGGGAAGTGGGCGATAATCCCTGCATCTAACCAGAGCGATCGCGATTTGGCTCGACGGATCGCTCAACTGCTTGCACGACGCTCAGCAATTGCTCCACTCGGTCGAGATCCTTCAGCCCCGGTTGCCGCTCGACACCGCTAGACAGGTCGATACCGTCGGGAACCGCAGTGGCGATCGCCTGCCGCACATTTTCAGGGGTCAATCCCCCGGCCAACATCCACGGCAGTAGCGGGCGAAATCCTTTCAATAAACTCCAGTCAGCCGCTATCCCCGTCCCCCCTAGCTGTTGGGGGTGATAAGCATCGATTAAGTAGGTATCCACCTCATCCCCATAAGCTTCCAATTGCGCTAAGTCGTCTTGCTGGCGCAATCGCAATGCTTTGATCAGACGGATATGCGGCAGAGCTCGCCTCAGACTGCGGCAATAATCGGGCGACTCGTTGCCGTGCAGTTGCACGCCGGAGAGTGCCGTTTGGGCCGCAATCTCTACGACGCGATCGCATGTCTCGCCTGCAAACACCCCAATCGTTTCCACCCCTGGCGGCACAGCCTCTACGATCGCCGCAGCCTGCTCGGGGGCAACATAGCGTTTGGAGGCCAAAACGCTAATAAACCCCAACCCACAACGTCCAGCCATGCCGTAGCGCTGGAAGGCGCGGGCGATCGCCACTCCTTGATCCACCTGGGTAATCCCGCAAATTTTGACAAACATCGGTTTTACTTGCGTTCGGGATGGGGGTTGGTCTGGCGATCGATACAATCGAGAGTGTTGAGCGTGCGAACGAGTTGCCAGAGACGACCGAAGTTGCGTTGGTTGAAATGCATTGCCAAGCGGGGTAAATGCTCGACGTCTTTCTTCCCTTCGGCCGGTAAGGCACGTGTTTTCTTGATTTTGCCCGAGAGCAAAATATCGCTGAATTTGTCGTTAAGAATCTCGACCGATTCGTCGGTGAGTTCGGCGTTGAGGCGAATGATGAGGCGATCGCCAACAAAGCGATTGCTGTGGAACGTGCGATAAAAACTGGCGATCTCGTTGCAGGCGACGGTCACGTCGTCAGTAATTCGGTAAATTTCGACGTCTTCGGGACTAACCAAGCCGCGAGCCAATAGGTGCGATCGAATGTAATCATCCCATTCGTGCCAGTATCGCCCGCCCGGGCGATCGACTAACACCAGCGGCATTAACTGCGCTTTTCCTGTTTGCATCAAGGTCAGGGTTTCAAACCCCTCATCCTGCGTGCCAAAGCCGCCGGGAAACAGCACCACAGCATCGGATTCCTTGAGGAAAAACAGCTTGCGAATGAAAAAGTACTTGAATTGAATCTCGCGATTGCTACTGGCAATGACGGGGTTAGATTCCTGCTCGAAGGGCAACTGAATATTGAGGCCGAAGGAGTTCTCTAAACCGGCCCCTTGGTTGCCCGCTTCCATAATGCCGCTGCCCCCTCCAGTCATCACGGCAAACCCTTGTTGGGCAATAAACTTGGCAAAGTCGCGAGCCTGTCGATACTCGGCAGAATCGGCAGGCGATCGGGCGGAACCGAACAGCGTCACTTTGCGGGTGTGTTGGTGCTGGGCAAAGGCTCGATACCCCGCCTCCATATCCTTCAACGTTGCCCTAAGAATCTTGGTATCCAGATGGGTCAGATCTAGATGTCCAATGTCTACGAGAGTCTGCAAAGCACCCGTCCAAACATCTCGATTGGAGTTATCGGAAAGCTGTTCGAGCAGTTGCCCGCAGGCAGTTAAAGTTTCAGAGACAGGTTCTTTCAAGAATGCCTACTGATAGATCCATAGATTCTAAGATGCTCAGATGCATAAACGATCGAGCGGCGGGCCTGGAGTCAAGCGGTTTAGAGATGTTTTTCTAGCGTGCTGGCCAGCGTAGCCTTGGGGACCGCCCCGACGACCACATCAACTTTTTGGCCCCCTTTGAACACCATCAAGGTCGGAATGCTGCGAATGCCGTACTCGCTAGCCACCTTAGGATTCTCGTCCGTGTTCATTTTGACGACCTTGACTTTGCCGTCGTATTGCTCGGCAATTTCTTGCACCACCGGAGCCACCATTCGGCAAGGACCGCACCAAGGAGCCCAAAAATCTACCAATACGGGTACTTCTGCACCTAAAACCTCTTGTTCGAAGGAAGCATCGAGAACGTCAATGGCTCCAGACATGGCCGGAGAACTCCTTGTAAAGCAAACTACTGTTCGGTTGACATCGTATCACAGCGGTCCGAGCCGAATTCTCAGTTGCGTCGGGATATCTCGCTATTTTGCGAGAACTGACACAAGTTTTAATCTTGCTTTTGAGGTTGGGATTGCGTGCCATCCACTGTTTCGGGCTCGGCGTCGCGCGACGGCGGCTCGCGTTCTAGTGAATTTTCTAGGGGAGCGCTAACGGCTTTCCCCACAAAACCCTGCCAGACGAGCTGCCCGATGTAGGCTGTTAGGCCCACCGCGACCATGACAAACATAAAGGCCATCAATCCAATTGAGCCCACCAGCAAGTAACGCACGGCTACAGAAATATTGCGGGCAAACACTGGGCCATCTAAAGCGATCGGAGGCAAATGGGCCACGATGCTCTGCAGCAGTCGAATCAATAGATAGGCCATTCCCCCCGAGATTGAGGCTCCCAACAGAACTTTGAGAAATTCGGCCCGAGCATTTGCTGGAGGAGAGCTAGAGGGGACTGGAGAGGTCATGGTTGGCGCCGGCGCTAAGGATTGGGGGGCTAAAACTTGTCGCCCCATCCCCTCGATTCTACGTAGAATAGGGGGCGATGTCGGATTGTTCTCATGCCTTCCCGCCGCCAGCGAACCCACTATGACGTCCTAGAAGTGACTGCCAATGCTTCCGCTGAGGAGATCAAGCGGGCCTATCGGCGGTTGGTCAAACAACACCATCCCGATCGCCAAACCAGTAGTGCCTTGGATGCGGTGGCGAGTGCCGAGCGCATTCGTCAGGTGAACGCTGCCTACGAGATTTTGAAACATCGCCAATCTCGACAGGATTACGACAATCGCATGAGTCAGCATGCGCGAGACAGGGCCACTCGCGCTCAATCGGTGGCGGACATGCCGCGCCAACCCACTGCCTCCGACGAAGAACTGGCTCGGCAAGTGTGGATTCAAAAAGTCTATACCCCCCTCAACCGCAAACTGAGTAGCCTATTGCGATCGCTTGCTCCCCAACTCAAGGTCCTCTCTGCCGATCCCTACGATGAGGTTTTGACCGACGAGTTTGCGGCTTATGTCGATCGCAGTCGGATCGAGTTTGCCAGAATCGAAAGGTTATTTCGCCAGCACCCCAATCCCAGCACGTTGGCAGGGGTGGCCTCGCGGCTGTATTACTGCATCAACCAATTGGGAGATGCGTTGGAGGAGTTGCGATATTTTCCCCTCAACTTCGACGATCGCCACTTACACACCGGACAAGAACTGTTTCGTATTGCCCGAGGCTTGCGCCAAGAAGCCGCTGAGACATTGCAGGCGTCGATACAGCGATAGTCTGGAACGGGGGCTCCCTCTACTGCCGCCGCCCCATCGGGTTTTGGGTAAGGTAGTGTGTCCTCCAGTCCGCAATCAGTGGCTTACCCCAGTTCCGCAGCGACTTCGCAGAGATCTATGGACGATCGCCTCCCACTGGAAGACCCGTTGGAAGCACTCAACGCCTGTTTTCTCAGCTTCACCAGCGATCCAGATGCCAATATCAACCGCCTGCTCGGTATTTGCGGTCAATTGCTACAAGCCTCTTTCACCCTTTACAACCGCCTGCAACCGGATGGCACGATTGTTCCCCTCGGTCAGTGGAACGCCCCTCTAAACTGCCAGCCCATCAACCCCCCTGAAGGGAATCTCTGCTACGACATCATCCAACAACGGGGGGAGCAAGAGCCCCTAGTGGTTCGAGACCTGCCTAACAGCCCCTACGTTCGCACCGATCCCAACATCGAGACCCATAACCTAAAAACCTATGTGGGAATGGCCGTTACCTGGAACCGAGAGGTGGTGGGCTCGTTGTGCGTCTTGTACCGCACCGATGTTGCCCCCAGCCCCAAACAACTGCAGTTAATGCAGATTGTGGCAGCGGCGATTGGGGTAGAAGAGGAACGCAAACAGGCACAGTTGGCCCTGCAAGACAGCGAGTCTGCCATTCGCGATTTATATGCAATTGTGGCCGCTTCCGATCTCACCTTCTCCGAGCGATTGCATCAATTGCTCAAAATGGGCTGCAGCCGCTTCGGGCTCGACTTAGGCATTCTCTCCCGCGTCCGAGGCGATCGCTATACGGTGATGGCGGTCATCGATCCCAATGGGGCGATCGTCAGCGGCACCACATTCGAGCTGGCCCACACCTATTGCCGCGAGACCCTGCAGGCCAATGGTCCTTTAAGCTTCGAACGGGCCAGTCAGTCGGCCTGGTGTCGCCACTCCTGCTACGCTCGCCATAAGCTGGAAGCTTACCTCGGGGTTCCGGTGTTGGTGGGGGGAATTGCAGACGGCACGCTGAATTTCTCCAGCGCTAAGCCCAGACGTACTCCCTTCGGGGCCGCCGATCGAGAACTGTTGCAGTTGATGGGTCAGTGGGTGGGGGTAGAACTGGAGCGACAGCAGGCCAAAACCACCCTAGAGCACCAATATCAGCGGGCTCTGCTGCTGCGGGAACTCACCCACGACATTCGCCAAAGCCTTAATGCTAACACTATTTTCCAAACCACCGTCACCCGTTTGGGCCAAATGTTTGGCGTCAATCGCGTCCACCTGCACACCTACATCGAGCACCCCACCCCCCACCTGCCCTGCGTCTCGGAATATTTATCCCACAATACTTCCTCCAGCCGCCATGCCGTCATTCCCGTTGCAGACAATCCCCACGCCCAAGCGGTCTTGTCCGGCGATGTTGCCATTGCTACTGACTGCGTCTGGAGCGATTCCCTCACGCAGACCTTAATCCCCTTCTGCCAGAGTCTAGAAATTGAGTCTATGCTGGCAGCACGAACCTCTTATCGAGGCCAGCCCAATGGCATGTTGGTCTTGCACCAATGCGACAACCCCCGCCAGTGGCAGCCGGATGAGGTGGAATTTGTCGAGGCGATCGCCGCCCAAGTGGGAATTGCTTTAGCTCAGGCCGACCTGCTGGCAGAGGCCGATCGCGCCCGCCAAGCGGCTGAAGCCGCCAACCTCGCTAAAAGTGAATTTCTGGCTGTGATGAGTCACGAAATTCGGACGCCCCTCAATGCTGTGATTGGAATGGCAGGGTTGCTGTTGGATACCCCCCTAACAGCTCAACAGAAAGATTTTGCCGAGACCGTTCGCCACAGTAGCAACGCATTAGTGGAGACGATCTCCGATATTCTCGATTTCTCCAAAATTGAAGCGGATCGATTGGAATTAGAGGAACAGCCCTTTTCGCTGCGCCAAGGTGTCGAAGATATTTTAGATGTGCTCGCCCCTCTGGCCTCCCAAAAAGGTCTGGAACTCGTGGCGTCGATCGCCCCAGAGGTTCCCCCTTACATTCTTGGCGATGTGACTCGACTGCGACAGATTCTGATGAACCTAGTGGGGAATGGCATCAAGTTTACAGAGTGGGGGGAGGTTGTCGTCACAGTCTCGCTAGCAGTCGATCTCGCCAGCGAAGGTGGCACCAGAGAAGATGGCACCCCAGCGACAGCAGCTTGTCGAAGCGATCGCTATATGCTGCAGTTTGCGGTGCGAGATACCGGCATCGGCATTGCCCTCGACCGGCTGGATCGGCTGTTTCAGCCCTTCAGCCAAGTGGATGCATCGACAACCCGCCAGTATGGCGGCAGCGGCTTGGGGCTGGCAATTTGCAAGCGACTGTGCGAGATGATGGGGGGTCGTATTTGGGTGGAGAGCGATCTCAGTCGAGGCTCTACATTCTACTTCACCATCTGTGCTGCGATTGCCGAAGCTGCTAGCGCCCCCGAATTGAATGCAGGAGAGGTGCTGGCAAACAAGCGAATTTTAGTGGTGGACGATAACGATACCAATCGAAAACTTCTATGCTTGCAGTTGCAGGGGGTCGGCCTGTCGGTTGAAACGGCGGCCTCGGGAGCTGAAGCCCTCGTAAAGCTGAAGCGAGCCACCCACGATTATCATCTAGCTATTCTAGATATGCAGATGCCGGAAATGGACGGCCTCACCCTTGCCTCCATTCTGCGGCAGCTCCCCAGCAGCCAGCACTTGCCGCTGATTTTAATGACTTCATTGGGTTCGCAAGACACCGAGGAACCCGAGCTCATCTCCCGCTATCTCGTCAAACCGGTTAAGCGATCGCAGCTCTACGCCGCCGTGGCTTCGCTATTAGGCAGTCGCAATCGCCCCGATCGAGCCGCCCCAGACGATCGCCCCCGGCTGGATACTAGCTTTGCCCGTCAAAAACCCTTAAGCATTCTGCTAGTAGAGGACCACAGCATCAATCAAAAAGTCGCCTGTCTGATGTTAGGCAAGCTAGGTTATCGAGCCGACATTAGCAATAATGGGGTGGAGGCGATCGAGGCTCTGTCGCGCCAGCAATACGACCTCTTGTTGATGGATATCCAAATGCCGCAGATGGATGGTTGGGAGGCGACCCGACGCATTCGCCAGCACTATTGCGGCCAACAACCGTGGATTGTTGCCATCACGGCTAGCACCCATCAGGAGTTTCGCGATCGCTGTCTGGAGGCAGGCATGAACGATTTTCTCAGCAAGCCGCTCCTGTTGGCGGATTTAGCCCAGTCGATCGCGCGAGTGGAGTTGCCTGAGGAGATGTCGCTCGGATGACTTTGAGACCGATCTCCGATGACGGGTGCAATGACTGATAGCACTGGGGACGGTCTGCACCATGCATTCAACGGTAGATCTGGAATGGGTGTGGGCAATGATGTTGCGTCGCGTCCTGCTGCGATCGCCGCAGGATCGAGCTATTCTGAACGGGAATTTGGCTGGAGATGACGGGATGGCTGGCTTGAAACGGTTGGGACTGGGATATCGGAGAACGGCGATCGCTCTGCTGTTGTGCCTAGTGACGCTGTCGAGTTGCGGCCAAATCGCGCGTCTCACAGCCACCACAACACCGATTGCAACGGCGATCGAGTCTGCTGGAGATACGCAAGAAATTTATATTCGCGGTCGGGTTGTCAGCCAGTTTGCGTTTTTGGGACAGGGGGCTTACCAAGTTGAAGATGACAGTGGCAGCATTTGGGTGACCACCGATTCGGGATTGCCTGCAATAGATTCCAATGTCGTGGTCAAAGGCACAACCAGGACTGGAGTTAGAATTGGCACTCGCAACTTTGGGGTAACCCTGACTGAAATCGAGCGGCTCTAATCAAGCTAAAATCCCTATTTTTCGGTTTGAAATCGATTGATTGTATAAACAAAAAAGTGATGCAAGGAGCAAAATTCTTGCATCACTTTGTTCATATGAACTTGCGGCCTATGTAACCTAGCTTCGATGAGTGCGGCGCTTGCGTAAGCCCAAGCTACCGAGTGCGGCGATCGTGGATCCTACAATGGTCATAGGCTCAGGAATTACTGTGCCAGGGGTGACAAAAACATCGCTTTCGTCATTAGGGTCAATAGACCTGACGTGAATTCCAACCAAAAGTTCTCGACTATTTAGGGCAGCAGCAACATCGGCCAAAACACCGTCAAACTCAAGTACTAAGCTATCTCCGACCTGCAGTGCCCCTGCTGTTCCATTTAATCCATCAGGATTCCCCATAAGGTTAATGTTAGCGACGCCAAAATCCTCATTAAAAGCATCGCCATTGGGGTGATCGAGAATATTATTGCTTTGAGGCAGGTTGGCAGTTGTGGATCCGAATTGGACGCCATCAGCAGCACCACTTAAGATTGTTAAGTTGCTCAGCAGATCGGTTGAGTCTGAGAAGGCAATTTGCGCTACAGCTGCAGTGACGGTATTGGTTGTAAAAAAGCTAAATAAAACTTGACCGCCACCTGTATCAGAAACATCGAAACCAAAGTCACCAACAATACTGTCGCCAAAGGTGTCGCCAGGAAATATATTCTCAAAACCAAACATTGATGCTGCATTAGCTGGAGCCACTACAACCGTTGAAGCTAACCCCAAAGCTAATGTGGCCAGCGAACTGCGCCAAGTCACACTTGAAATCATTTATAAGACCCCACTATCGAAATTCACAACGGCAAAATAAATACGTGTTCTGTGAAGCTTCCCTCAGTGATTATACAGTACTTCTGCTAGGATCTCAAGAAAATGCACTGTAGTTTAAGTGTAAATACGGTTGCCTCCGCCTAACACTACAAACGCTCTTAGATGTAGCTCTAATGTTTCGATTTATTTCATGGTCTAACACCATGCAAGCTGCTATTTGGCTATATATTCCTAAGTTTGCTGCTTTAAAGAATTAAAAAATATACTTTGCCTTTCTTGTTTGCTTTCCAAGGCAGACTCTTTAATCTGCCGAACACTGAGATAGAGTCTCTTCAGCTTCAATCAGATACCGCCTCGGCTGCCACAAAGCAGGTCAAGTGCTTCGCCAGTAGAGCGCTACGATCGCCACCGACAGGCCAGCAATTTTGCCTAACGCGGTGAATCCCCTCAATGCTGGTTTGACGTCAGTCCGAGCGATTGTCGCCTTCGGTGACAGGAATCCGCACGACAAACGTTGTTCCCTCCCCCTCAGCCCCCGCCACCAATACAGAGCCTCCGTGCCGATCCACGCACTTTTTCACCACCGCCAGTCCCAACCCCGAGCCCTCGATCTGACCGACGTTCCCACCGCGATAAAATAACTCGAAGAGGCGATCGCGATCGCCCGCTAGAATCCCAATCCCCCGATCCGCTATCTCAAAAGTCACAACCTCTTCCCCCACAGACACCTGCAAGGCCACCTCAGCCCCTGCGGGAGAATACTTACGTGCGTTCGAAAGCAGATTCGTCAAAATCGAATGCAACAGCTTGCGATCGAGACAAACCCCATCGCCTCGACCCGAGCAGACAAACTGAATTGAGCTTGACTGTTGCGCATCAGTCGACTCCATTTCCTCCACAATCTGGCGGCATTCCTCAAACAAATTCAGAGGTTGGGGATCGAACTCGAGTTTCTGAGCCTCAGCCCTGGCAATGGTGAGGATGTCCGTCAGCATTTGACTCATACTTTTGGCAGCATCCTGAATCCGGTGCAAATTGCGCAGCTTTTTAGCATCGAGCC is from Synechococcus sp. PCC 7336 and encodes:
- the trxA gene encoding thioredoxin, with the translated sequence MSGAIDVLDASFEQEVLGAEVPVLVDFWAPWCGPCRMVAPVVQEIAEQYDGKVKVVKMNTDENPKVASEYGIRSIPTLMVFKGGQKVDVVVGAVPKATLASTLEKHL
- a CDS encoding LOG family protein — encoded protein: MKEPVSETLTACGQLLEQLSDNSNRDVWTGALQTLVDIGHLDLTHLDTKILRATLKDMEAGYRAFAQHQHTRKVTLFGSARSPADSAEYRQARDFAKFIAQQGFAVMTGGGSGIMEAGNQGAGLENSFGLNIQLPFEQESNPVIASSNREIQFKYFFIRKLFFLKESDAVVLFPGGFGTQDEGFETLTLMQTGKAQLMPLVLVDRPGGRYWHEWDDYIRSHLLARGLVSPEDVEIYRITDDVTVACNEIASFYRTFHSNRFVGDRLIIRLNAELTDESVEILNDKFSDILLSGKIKKTRALPAEGKKDVEHLPRLAMHFNQRNFGRLWQLVRTLNTLDCIDRQTNPHPERK
- a CDS encoding DUF3082 domain-containing protein, whose translation is MTSPVPSSSPPANARAEFLKVLLGASISGGMAYLLIRLLQSIVAHLPPIALDGPVFARNISVAVRYLLVGSIGLMAFMFVMVAVGLTAYIGQLVWQGFVGKAVSAPLENSLEREPPSRDAEPETVDGTQSQPQKQD
- a CDS encoding pentapeptide repeat-containing protein; its protein translation is MTAEELLAAYAMGVRRFHNLELLRLNLVGAYLPFISLVGTDLYKSNLEEAVLCDAILNRAQLRRTNLTGAILARSILQQANLQEANLSDANFQQANLTDVNLTRTDLIGTDLRGADLRGADLSGAVMLGTNLSHADLRKAKLDKVDMSAVTFDSTIMPDGNVLTNPNA
- a CDS encoding phosphoribosylanthranilate isomerase; translated protein: MFVKICGITQVDQGVAIARAFQRYGMAGRCGLGFISVLASKRYVAPEQAAAIVEAVPPGVETIGVFAGETCDRVVEIAAQTALSGVQLHGNESPDYCRSLRRALPHIRLIKALRLRQQDDLAQLEAYGDEVDTYLIDAYHPQQLGGTGIAADWSLLKGFRPLLPWMLAGGLTPENVRQAIATAVPDGIDLSSGVERQPGLKDLDRVEQLLSVVQAVERSVEPNRDRSG
- a CDS encoding J domain-containing protein, translating into MPSRRQRTHYDVLEVTANASAEEIKRAYRRLVKQHHPDRQTSSALDAVASAERIRQVNAAYEILKHRQSRQDYDNRMSQHARDRATRAQSVADMPRQPTASDEELARQVWIQKVYTPLNRKLSSLLRSLAPQLKVLSADPYDEVLTDEFAAYVDRSRIEFARIERLFRQHPNPSTLAGVASRLYYCINQLGDALEELRYFPLNFDDRHLHTGQELFRIARGLRQEAAETLQASIQR
- the recJ gene encoding single-stranded-DNA-specific exonuclease RecJ — protein: MGKLTRQRWQLASPEPERLSVLETQLKTLVPESDRFRSLLARLFANRGIEEPDLFLNPNSAPLPDPREDFPDLAASVERLAAAIRQQEAIAICGDYDADGMTSTALLLRTFRHLGGQANYAIPSRMTEGYGINERIVRQLCAEGVSVVVTVDNGIAAYEPIALARELGLSVIVTDHHDIPPQIPPADTILNPKLIAAESPYRSMAGVGVAYLLALELAAEFGQTQALAQPLLELLTLGTIADLAPLTGINRRWVKAGLALLPHSQILGIQALMQVSGLTERADTLPPEAIGFGLGPRVNAVGRLAQPSAVIELLTTDDAGVALEQAMQCEQLNQQRRQLCTEIEAAAIAQIEAEGLDPLGDRVLVLLGEGWHHGTIGIVASRLLERYSVPVFIGSLEEGAVRGSARGIPGFNVFAALQSCDRLFDKFGGHPAAGGFSMSAGNWPALQQGLRDYARTSLAPDDLLPLVQIDAELALADVGGELFECLQLLQPYGMGNREPTFCIRNLTVVQQRLLGREGAHLKLQVRSSDCDLPRAAIAWRSGAAYPLPKQVDLVFNLRESHWKGEVAIELEVKGIRAAQPDLLSQAKPSKNSAGHERSPLNLNNYRSAPQLAVPLTWHTLDSLETPFPQSRGTVLLYGDRRPSLSPLPPLDIHYDRPQSGQPYTAIWLWSLPPSLTHLNWLLSATCPASPEGHQIYLHRQAVAVPSAETLQQHLDRHLRNSRELDLLRLAQQWWVSPSVLVAGLRSLGWDCPTFPATSDLPAELEKLQRWFASSAGEVAAIVEQFRAAQLALPKQ
- a CDS encoding Shedu anti-phage system protein SduA domain-containing protein produces the protein MLAENRKSRQICARVSNLRRFCGRSSRRATFHGLIVIGKDMNLSPRERDRLKWRLGRTMIDSNAISCVSFNGLCDDLDYWLETYHRV